A stretch of Coccidioides posadasii str. Silveira chromosome 2, complete sequence DNA encodes these proteins:
- the CAR2 gene encoding ornithine aminotransferase (EggNog:ENOG410PHVB~COG:E~BUSCO:5799at33183), with translation MSSAYHASSTQAAISAEDEFAAHNYHPLPVVFARASGVSVWDPEGRHYLDFLSAYSAVNQGHCHPELVKALCEQAATLTLSSRAFYNDVFPRFAEFVTNYFGYDMVLPMNTGAEAVETAIKIARKWGYKVKGIPQNEAIVLSVENNFHGRTFAAISMSTDPESRDNYGPYLPNIGSKIPGTDKPITYNDKQALREAFEAAGPKIAAFLVEPIQGEAGIVVPDEDYLQEARALCDKHNALLICDEIQTGIARTGKLLCQEWSGIRGDLVLLGKAISGGMYPVSCVLGHKDVMLTIEPGTHGSTYGGNPLGCAVAYRALEVIRDEKMTERAEKFGKIFRDGLNALNNPIIQRVRGRGLLNAIVVDESKTGGRTAWDLCMIMKEKGLLAKPTHQNIIRFAPPLVITDEQMKQALSIIEESLKELKA, from the exons ATGTCGTCTGCATACCACGCTTCCTCAACCCAAGCGGCCATCTCTGCCGAAGACGAGTTCGCTGCACATAACTACCATCCGCTCCCTGTCGTCTTTGCTCGTGCATCCGGAGTGTCGGTCTGGGACCCTGAAGGGCGTCACTACCTTGATTTCCTCTCCGCCTACTCTGCCGTCAACCAAGGACATTGCCACCCAGAGCTGGTCAAGGCTCTGTGTGAGCAAGCAGCAACTCTAACTCTCAGCTCTCGGGCCTTCTACAATGATGTCTTCCCCAGATTTGCAGAATTCGTCACGAACTACTTTGGCTATGATATGGTTCTCCCGATGAACACGGGCGCCGAAGCCGTGGAAACTGCTATCAAAATCGCCAGAAAGTGGGGCTATAAGGTCAAAGGAATCCCTCAGAATGAAGCCATTGTGTTGAGTGTTGAAAACAATTTCCATGGCCGGACT TTTGCTGCCATTTCCATGTCCACGGACCCTGAGTCCAGAGACAACTACGGACCTTACTTACCAAACATTGGAAGTAAAATCCCTGGAACAGATAAACCCATCACATACAACGACAAGCAAGCGTTGCGTGAGGCCTTCGAGGCCGCTGGCCCTAAGATCGCCGCTTTCTTGGTGGAGCCAATCCAAGGTGAAGCCGGCATTGTGGTCCCCGACGAAGACTACCTTCAGGAAGCCCGTGCTCTCTGCGACAAACACAATGCTCTCCTCATTTGCGACGAAATCCAAACAGGTATTGCTAGAACAGGAAAACTGCTTTGCCAGGAATGGAGCGGAATCAGGGGAGACTTGGTCCTCCTCGGCAAAGCAATTTCAGGAGGAATGTACCCCGTCTCATGCGTCCTGGGGCACAAAGATGTTATGCTTACGATTGAACCTGGCACACACGGCTCGACATATGGTGGCAACCCATTGGGCTGTGCAGTTGCTTATCGAGCACTGGAGGTTATTCGTGATGAGAAGATGACCGAGCGTGCCGAGAAATTTGGTAAAATATTCCGAGATGGTCTCAATGCCCTCAACAACCCCATCATCCAAAGGGTCCGTGGCCGTGGCCTGTTGAATGCTATTGTTGTCGACGAGTCCAAGACGGGAGGCCGCACTGCCTGGGATCTGTGCATGATTATGAAAGAAAAGGGCTTATTG GCTAAACCAACTCATCAAAACATCATTCGGTTTGCACCACCATTGGTGATCACCGATGAGCAGATGAAACAGGCTCTAAGCATCATTGAGGAGTCCTTGAAAGAGCTCAAAGCCTGA
- the GPI10 gene encoding glycosylphosphatidylinositol anchor biosynthesis (CAZy:GT22~BUSCO:351351at4751~EggNog:ENOG410PJAY~COG:G~TransMembrane:9 (i48-67o104-120i235-260o280-297i309-326o338-359i371-390o396-412i432-450o)~BUSCO:3139at33183), translating to MSTSSAELSGSSTGTDGRDPGLGSSFETLRRRAQRVHRRFEQRPSRDILLFLVAFRILNALCVRTFFQPDEFFQSLEPAWQIAFGKESGAWITWEWKHHLRSSIHPYIFAAVYWVADQISRQLRLSPLSRADLLVAAPKSAQGVIAALGDYYTWKLAGTIYGADSYNTRWALCLSVLSPWQWFCSTRTLSNCLETTLTAAALSHWPWQWNVAEFSSRQALGQARRITHDRTKLRYCLLLAAFACILRPTNLIIWFCLAIFTICNISSREGLLCEKHVALVWEAFCCGFSVLSLSLLADRIYYGSWTLPPFKFLYFNIAQSLAVFYGRNDWHYYLSQGYPLLLTTALPFTLAGLSSALAAPFKQSGGLGASIRRQLGIVCIAMPAILSLISHKEVRFIYPILPSLHILTAAPLSKFFEPAISYTAGSYQPRRLLLSFLILVNLMVAFYTTVSHASGPSKVFEYIRHQSERVSVEANIQGSRPQPPISSHFSAPVRPAQGLTVGFLMPCHSTPWRSHFVFPSIEAWALSCEPPVNFNESQRAAYIDEADQFYADPSSFLRTNMVGGLRHFPHTPTYQAKQPSKSPGEADATRDHKHNWPDYLVFFAQLEPTIKSLLRASSYAECYRTWNTAWHDDWRRKGDMIIWCLDPAVQREWREKNRRVHLHDDGWEALMKSKAKQFDKIIEQLGKESTGVWRGGKKGRRGGGGWIPTFSLPMSWSRKSRNSFTMTLPWEGSVRSRRWSWPWEKSRKPSWSQVMKAWYDKIVSDKSEPESSDLWS from the exons ATGTCGACCTCGTCTGCAGAATTATCGGGCTCGTCCACAGGGACAGACGGAAGGGATCCCGGTCTTGGATCGTCCTTTGAGACGCTGAGACGAAGAGCTCAACGCGTTCATCGCCGCTTTGAACAAAGACCTTCGCGCGATATCCTCCTTTTCCTCGTCGCCTTCAGGATCCTGAATGCCTTGTGTGTCAGGACCTTTTTCCAGCCGGACGAATTCTTCCAGTCATTAGAGCCAGCATGGCAGATAGCATTTGGTAAGGAGAGTGGCGCATGGATTACCTGG GAATGGAAGCACCACCTCCGATCCTCGATACACCCGTATATTTTCGCGGCCGTGTATTGGGTTGCCGACCAGATAAGTCGTCAGCTACGCCTGTCACCTCTTAGTCGCGCCGATCTCTTAGTCGCTGCCCCGAAATCTGCACAGGGTGTTATTGCTGCTCTGGGAGACTACTATACTTGGAAACTGGCTGGAACGATATACGGGGCGGACAGTTATAATACCCGATGGGCT CTTTGTTTGAGTGTCCTGAGCCCATGGCAATGGTTTTGCTCGACGCGGACGTTGTCAAACTGTCTCGAGACCACGCTGACAGCTGCTGCGTTGTCTCACTGGCCCTGGCAGTGGAATGTAGCAGAATTTTCCAGCCGTCAGGCACTGGGCCAAGCCAGAAGAATCACCCACGACCGGACTAAATTGCGGTACTGCCTACTACTGGCCGCCTTTGCGTGTATCCTGCGGCCAACGAACCTCATAATCTGGTTCTGCCTGGCAATATTCACTATCTGCAACATTAGTTCCCGCGAAGGGCTTCTGTGTGAGAAGCACGTGGCTCTTGTCTGGGAAGCCTTTTGTTGCGG GTTCTCTGTCCTTTCGCTATCCCTGCTGGCAGATCGGATATACTATGGGTCTTGGACGCTACCGCCGTTCAAGTTCCTTTATTTCAATATAGCTCAATCCTTAGCAGTATTCTATGGAAGAAATGATTGGCATTATTACTTGTCGCAAGGATATCCACTCCTGCTAACAACAGCGTTGCCATTCACATTGGCTGGGCTATCGAGTGCTCTTGCTGCTCCTTTCAAGCAATCGGGGGGTCTAGGGGCATCCATCCGACGACAGCTCGGCATTGTTTGTATCGCAATGCCCGCGATTCTCTCCCTGATTTCACATAAAGAAGTTCGTTTCATCTACCCGATTCTTCCTTCTCTCCACATTCTTACAGCAGCCCCCTTGTCCAAATTCTTTGAACCAGCAATCTCCTACACTGCTGGGTCATATCAACCCCGCAGGTTACTGCTTAGCTTCCTCATTCTTGTGAACTTGATGGTCGCGTTTTACACCACAGTGTCGCATGCTTCTGGGCCTTCAAAGGTATTCGAGTACATAAGGCACCAGAGCGAACGGGTTTCTGTTGAAGCCAATATCCAGGGATCCCGACCACAGCCTCCTATTTCCTCCCATTTTTCTGCCCCAGTCAGGCCCGCGCAAGGCCTAACTGTAGGTTTTTTGATGCCATGCCATAGCACTCCGTGGAGATCTCACTTTGTTTTCCCGTCGATTGAAGCCTGGGCTTTGTCCTGCGAACCCCCTGTTAACTTCAACGAATCACAACGTGCAGCATATATTGATGAAGCCGATCAGTTCTATGCCGATCCGTCATCATTCTTACGTACAAACATGGTCGGTGGCCTAAGACACTTCCCCCACACTCCAACCTATCAAGCAAAGCAACCAAGCAAATCTCCCGGCGAAGCCGATGCCACTAGGGACCACAAACACAATTGGCCTGACTACCTCGTGTTCTTTGCCCAACTAGAGCCAACGATCAAGTCCTTGCTCAGGGCATCGTCATACGCTGAATGCTATCGCACTTGGAACACAGCCTGGCACGATGACTGGCGAAGGAAAGGGGACATGATCATCTGGTGTCTGGATCCCGCTGTCCAGCGCGAATGGCGCGAAAAGAACAGACGGGTTCACCTTCACGACGACGGCTGGGAGGCTCTCATGAAGAGTAAAGCAAAGCAGTTCGACAAGATCATCGAGCAGCTGGGAAAAGAAAGCACGGGAGTTTGGAGAGGagggaagaaaggaagacGTGGCGGCGGTGGATGGATTCCGACGTTTTCGCTGCCTATGAGCTGGAGTCGGAAGTCAAGGAACTCCTTCACCATGACTTTACCCTGGGAGGGGAGCGTGCGTTCGCGTCGATGGTCGTGGCCTTGGGAGAAGAGCCGAAAACCGTCCTGGTCTCAAGTCATGAAGGCGTGGTACGATAAGATTGTCAGTGACAAGTCGGAGCCAGAGTCATCGGATCTGTGGTCTTGA